Proteins encoded within one genomic window of Mustelus asterias unplaced genomic scaffold, sMusAst1.hap1.1 HAP1_SCAFFOLD_481, whole genome shotgun sequence:
- the LOC144486827 gene encoding uncharacterized protein LOC144486827 — MEKPWKCGDCGKGFISPSRLEIHQRSHTGERPFSCSMCGKGFTQLSSLQKHNLTHTNERPFKCSDCGIGFKSSQYLMSHQRIHTEERPFSCSHCSRKFRTSSHLQIHQRVHTGERPFTCSVCGKGFTQSSTLKTHRVTHTNERPFKCSDCGSGFKSSGELVSHQRIHTEERPFSCSHCTKRFRTSANLQIHQRVHTGERPFTCSVCGKGFTHSSHLRRHNLTHTDERPFKCSDCGSGFKSSQVLMIHQRTHTEERPFSCSQCSKRFKTSSSLWEHQRVHTGERPFTCSVCGKGFTHSSHVRRHNVTHTNERTFKCSDCGSGVKSSGELVSHQRTHTGERPFTCLVCGKGFTTSSSLQKHKATHSKESPFKCSAREAGFRSSQELMIPEHIHTGERPFSCSHCSRRFRISSTLLKHQ, encoded by the coding sequence atggagaaaccgtggaaatgtggggactgtgggaagggattcatatccccatctcggctggaaattcatcaacgcagtcacactggggagagaccattcagctgctctatgtgtgggaagggattcactcagttatccagcctgcagaaacataaTCTCACTCataccaatgagagaccatttaaatgctctgactgtgggattgGTTTTAAAAGCTCTCAGTATCTGATGTCCCATCAGCGCATTcatactgaggagagaccattcagctgttcTCACTGCTCAAGGAAATTTAGaacttcatcccacctgcagatacaccagcgagttcacactggggagagaccgttcacctgttctgtgtgtggaaagggattcactcagtcatccaccctgaagACACACCGAGTCACTCATactaatgagagaccctttaaatgctctgactgtgggagcggcttcaaaagctctggagaactggtgtcccaccagcgcattcacactgaggagagaccgttcagctgctctcactgcacaaagaggtttagaacatcagccaacctgcagatacaccagcgagttcacactggggaaaggccgttcacctgctcggtgtgtgggaagggattcactcattcatcccacctgcgcagacacaatctcactcacaccgatgagagaccgtttaaatgctctgactgtgggagcggattcaaaagctctcaggtactgatgatccaccagcgcactcacactgaggagagaccgttcagctgctctcaatgctcaaagaggtttaaaacgtcatccagcctgtgggaacatcagcgagttcacactggggagaggccgttcacctgctcggtgtgtgggaagggattcactcattcatcccacgTGCGCAGACACaatgtcactcacaccaatgagagaacctttaaatgttctgactgtgggagcggagtcaaaagctctggagaactggtgtcccaccagcgcactcacactggggagagaccattcacctgcttggtgtgtgggaagggattcactacttcatccagcctgcagaaacacaaagccactcactccaaggagagcccctttaaatgctctgcccgagaggccggcttcagaagctctcaggaactgatgatccccgagcacattcacaccggggagaggccgttcagctgctctcactgttcaaggaggtttagaatatcatcaacactgctgaaacaccagtga